Genomic window (Candidatus Binataceae bacterium):
ATTGATCGCACCGATGATCCGAACATCGTTTTTCTTGAGATCGGCGTAAGCGGCGCGCAACGCCGCCTCGTCGCTCAGGCGAAACGCGATGTGGGACAGGCCGATCGAACGCTCGCGCGGCGAGGCAGCGTCGGGGCCGACCTCCAGAATTGCCAATTCATGATGGTCTCTACCGTGGCTCGCGAGAAATACCATCTTGAACCCAGCCTCGACCTTCATAA
Coding sequences:
- a CDS encoding VOC family protein — encoded protein: MKVEAGFKMVFLASHGRDHHELAILEVGPDAASPRERSIGLSHIAFRLSDEAALRAAYADLKKNDVRIIGAINHGVTKSVYFHDPDGNDLELYCDGLPEEIAKFPDPYAGMDGLDFASDAPDFRQAARELVK